The Dreissena polymorpha isolate Duluth1 chromosome 9, UMN_Dpol_1.0, whole genome shotgun sequence genome contains the following window.
AGAAGTCGATAAGATTTCAATAGAGAAACTTCAATAGGCATTATCAGATTAGAAAATTTTGAGAAATATTAAAACTGGTATTCCAAAAATGAACACATTCTGATCACAGCCAACTGTCAGACCCTATTCAAACATTAACAACAATTGCAAGATAGACATGGTGACCTAAACTCATTgttttttgaaatatgataaaccgTCATGGGCATTATtcttcaatattatattattgatcTTTATAATTACTGTTGGTAACATATCATTTTGTGATGTCACTGTCATCAGTTTGTTGCTGCTCATTGCATGCATTTGACTCTTCAACAGTATACGTTTCACTACTACTTGATGTTGGCTGTCAATCCGTGTGTCTTTTCCCTTCAAACTTGTCACGAAACCTTTGAAATATGGTTTCTTTGTCTTTACGCCTGTTCCCAGTTACTCCAAGGTTTATTGCTTCCTTGAAAAAACTTTCAGCGTCATTCACGACCTGTGCTCGCTTACGGAACCGGTACAGCGTCTGAACCCATCTCATACCAGCCATCTTTCTTCTCCATCGTTTCACTTTCAATCATTAAATCAATGTGTTGAGTCATGGACAACGGATTTGGACGCAAGGCAATTTTCCCTAGACGGATATTGCAATCGCGGACAACAAGCATCATCGTTTGAATCATATCGTCGATTTCGTCAAGCTCCTCTCTAATTTTGTCCAACACTTGTTCCTGTGTTAGAAGCTTTCCCGATGCCACTCATATGTCTTTTTCATTTCTGCGTATGTTTtcgtttcatcaagattgatgtAATCAAAAATGTACGGCGTGTTTGCATGTTGATTCCAGAAACACCTTTCCGGACAAATTCTGCAAAATCCATCAGTCATTGCCCAACACCCGATTTTTTCAGCGTCGTTCGCAATATTGCAGTTTTCATGACAAGTGAAAATGCAATATGTGCAATTTGTATCATGTAACCCACTTGGTAGATCGATTTTTATGTGTTTAGTTGTCGGAACAACATACGTAAAGTCTTTATTATCGGTGATAATAGAATTGTTTTCTTGAAATATGTTTATCTCCGATTTTAATTCGCTGATATTATCAAGTCCAACGTCAAGCATTGGCTGTAGGTTTCTTATTGTTGCTTCCAAGCGGCTTCGCTCATATACAACATCACTGGTCAGTTGCAGGCTCTTTGTATCCGGTGAATCCATGTGATTGAAGAAGTTTCTGAAACTTACAAGACCCATATCCCAAAACATAGGTGATAAACTGCTCTGAGAAAGACTAGTGTTTCTTGCAAAAAGACCCGAATTGTTGAACGTGAAACGCTCACCAAACGGCAATCCTGACTCTTTAATTGCTGCAAAAACAGGGGGTTCCATACCGTCGGCAAATGTTATAAGTGAGCATATGTTGTCCTCTATGTCCTTTGCAAATAGGGACATGATTGATTGGAAGATGTAACTTTGAACTGGCGTTAATCGTGCATCCGGCGCTTTAATTAGAAAGCAAACTGCGTCAATAGATAACACGCCCCTTGGGGATTTCGCTGAAAACAATTCTCGGATTTGTTCAACGATTTCCAGATCCCGATCAAGCCCTCTAGTATCACCAAAGCCTGGAGTGCCGATTATGTTGATTGTATATGGAATTCTGCTTCCTTCGTGCGGGTAGATGGTATAACATGTTATCCATTCTGTTTGAGAAACCGCCTACAACCATTATACAAATTGAAGAGTTTGTTACTCACGTGATCAGTAATGCTGTTATGGGAATTAGGTTCGATATTGTAAGTTATTCTTTGTTTGTATGTGCACCCGGTCTTTGTTTGTATGAATATGCGGTAGATAAATCGTtgacagcaaatacaaattaatatgtattttttataagttttaataataaaatgaaaaatgtgttcTTTCTAAATCACTTCCGTGAAGTCGATATTTCctaacaataacaaaaatactTCCAgcacatttataatataataaacataaaataagtttgtcatatttacctgatttccaacctttttcttttcttcgtctTCTAGATTAACAATATCAAACCTAAAGGAATCGTTCCAGGTCACCCCCAGAATGTAGTTTGTCATTCCATCAACAAGGGTACTCTTGCCTGTCCCTGTCTCTCCAATCTTCAGCAAGGTCTTTTCCTTCCAATCAGTGTCTTTGGGCGAACCTTCAACGACAAGGCAAAAATGTGACATTAATATATTGGTATCTCTGATTGTTCTTGTGTATAAACATACAAAaattatattgtaataaagtttgcAAAGCGAATAAGGTTTAACCAAATAGGAATTTTAGTAAGAAGCTACAGTGAATCTACTTAAATATGAAGTGTAAAATTATTGGCAAAACAGTTAAAAATGTCATGCcgatacatgaaaataaaatggTAATTCATATAATAACATGATTCTCCAATTGTAAAACTTTTATAATGAACGATAACGCTAAATTacttattcaaataataaaacgATTGTCAACAATATTTGTGGTGAGAAACTTGATACAACAAAAACGACTTAGACGAAAAACACAACCCACGCCATAAAATATTGAATACGCAGCATCATAATGTTTGTTTAACCGactacattaaaaaataaaagatattatgATAGTAAGGCgtcatttttaaatgaaataaacataataacaatCCATGAATGTGTATGTATACATTCGATCATCGAAAATACATGAACATCTTTCCTAAAACAAACTTTCGTGTTTTAGCCTTATTATTTCGCGCCTCTGTGATTTCGCGCATTGGTAAAGCGTACCGAAAGGGAGGTGTAACTTCATTATCACTACGCACAGATACCTCACACAATCTGAAGGCAGCCGAATTTGGGGTCTTAACTACTGCACTCTCCTCACTGTATGGTCCTTCTCCGTTGCTGTAAACAGCTCGAACCCGAAATATGTACTCTGTTTTACACTGGATATTTGTCAGAACCTGGGTACATTCTGTGAACTTGCCGGAATCTAAAAATAATTCCCCTCCTCAAATTGCGTTGGCGTTGTCCATGCAAGCGTGAGAGTGTCTGATGTAACGGAATGTGCTGTTGGTCGACTAGGAGTTTTCTGGAACACAATACAGACGGTTATAATTGCTCAAAGAACGAAAGGGACAGATGAAGGTATCATAATAGGTATTTGTTCATATAGTGGATactatataatacatttgactaTTGATCTGCGA
Protein-coding sequences here:
- the LOC127846402 gene encoding uncharacterized protein LOC127846402, encoding MTNYILGVTWNDSFRFDIVNLEDEEKKKVGNQAVSQTEWITCYTIYPHEGSRIPYTINIIGTPGFGDTRGLDRDLEIVEQIRELFSAKSPRGVLSIDAVCFLIKAPDARLTPVQSYIFQSIMSLFAKDIEDNICSLITFADGMEPPVFAAIKESGLPFGERFTFNNSGLFARNTSLSQSSLSPMFWDMGLVSFRNFFNHMDSPDTKSLQLTSDVVYERSRLEATIRNLQPMLDVGLDNISELKSEINIFQENNSIITDNKDFTYVVPTTKHIKIDLPSGLHDTNCTYCIFTCHENCNIANDAEKIGCWAMTDGFCRICPERCFWNQHANTPYIFDYINLDETKTYAEMKKTYEWHRESF